A portion of the Ascochyta rabiei chromosome 13, complete sequence genome contains these proteins:
- a CDS encoding mitochondrial 54S ribosomal protein YmL35 has product MAPLTPAMRHLPACLRCVRQLPAAHGTGAPHRLLSSSAAAREDAQTQPAAAAAVPEYMQKWGTLDPETVENKKQERRLLRREGVQPVGSRRRRAALRLSAARQTAEIPFEQLPYQCFQEARKVLHEDRQEKLRAIQTQQQRIQAVAASSASEQAKRDSMARMRLHLHDLIIAADINDPVVKRKFEDGQGDMNKPIYRHLAEKKWREFKRKVLQQRVTQLSLVPDLLGSLDLVADVDLSFGRKTITPGDFVDSAVSEKMPTLHVQTFTPAEKLVTVAVVDADVPVPDEDGFTTRCHFIASNIRISPSETSIPLQRIAEDDKKNAPESSKVALPWLAPWAHKGAPYHRLAVIVLEQKEAQKFDISKLSTIPRDGFNLRSFVMSQKLKPLTATLFRTKWDESMAAVMERAGLADQVNIEFKRKRVEPLPYKRRTERMR; this is encoded by the exons ATGGCGCCCCTCACGCCGGCGATGCGCCATCTCCCCGCCTGTCTGCGCTGCGTGCGCCAGCTCCCCGCCGCCCATGGCACTGGCGCGCCGCACCGCCTGCTCTCCTCCTCGGCCGCCGCCCGCGAAGACGCGCAGACGCAGCCAGCAGCCGCCGCCGCGGTGCCCGAGTACATGCAGAAGTGGGGCACCCTCGACCCCGAGACGGTCGAGAACAAGAAGCAGGAGCGCCGTCTGCTGCGCAGAGAAGGCGTCCAGCCGGTCGGCTCGCGCCGTCGCCGGGCGGCCCTGCGCCTGTCCGCCGCCCGCCAGACCGCGGAGATACCCTTCGAGCAGCTGCCGTACCAGTGCTTCCAGGAGGCCCGCAAGGTCCTGCACGAGGACAGGCAGGAGAAGCTCAGGGCCATCCAgacgcagcagcagcgcatcCAGGCCGTCGCCGCCTCCAGCGCAAGCGAGCAGGCCAAGCGCGACAGCATGGCCCGCATgcgcctgcacctgcacGACCTGATCATTGCCGCCGACATCAACGACCCCGTCGTCAAGAGGAAGTTCGAGGACGGACAAG GCGACATGAACAAGCCCATCTACCGCCATCTTGCCGAGAAGAAGTGGCGCGAGTTCAAGCGCAAGGTGCTCCAACAGCGCGTCACCCAGCTCTCGCTCGTCCCCGATCTGCTGGGTTCGCTGGACCTGGTCGCCGACGTGGACCTTTCCTTTGGCCGCAAGACAATCACGCCCGGAGACTTTGTCGACTCGGCCGTCAGCGAGAAGATGCCCACGCTGCACGTCCAGACATTCACCCCAGCCGAGAAGCTGGTCACCGTTGCTGTCGTCGACGCCGACGTGCCTGTGCCCGACGAGGATGGCTTCACCACCCGCTGCCACTTCATCGCCTCCAACATCCGCATCTCGCCCAGCGAGACCTCGATCCCCCTGCAGCGCATCGCCGAGGACGACAAGAAGAACGCCCCCGAGTCGAGCAAGGTCGCTCTCCCGTGGCTTGCACCGTGGGCGCACAAGGGCGCACCTTACCACCGCCTAGCTGTCATCGTCCTTGAGCAGAAGGAGGCTCAGAAATTCGACATCTCCAAGCTCAGCACCATCCCACGTGACGGCTTCAACCTCCGCAGCTTTGTCATGTCGCAGAAACTGAAACCTCTCACGGCCACGTTGTTCAGGACAAAGTGGGACGAGAGCATGGCTGCCGTCATGGAGCGCGCTGGATTGGCGGACCAGGTCAACATCGAGTTCAAGAGAAAGAGGGTCGAGCCGCTGCCCTACAAGAGGCGGACAGAGCGCATGCGCTAG
- a CDS encoding 54S ribosomal protein yml6, mitochondrial: MSRRPCPRNLTTTSAHRGRVPVPVPVPVPVPVLVLALVVSTTQPAMATSRISAPLRAIARPLGSPSTRHAALAARCTKSIASCLARPLSTSPCSRAAVSPTTASASAFVPVQPLAQQTVLATVHRFPSLEPLRFDVFPANHLHLPTRKDVLHRAVIYEGDMTRLGTASTKNRFEVRGSARKMRPQKGSGRARIGDVKSPTIRSGGVSHGPRPRDFSTELQKKVYDLAWRTALSYRFRRGELIIVDNAMEIESPSTRLLEHVLKYQAKQKGGKGTSLLVTLEERPMLEMALEQLDAGDRTLLWDEVDVKNLLEGSRLVIERAALHNILLSHQEDLTHTPIKPWDKRLVRSSPAEELESTIGWPEFRGLMLTEPKDRDAARADAYESVASTRYAYAESLPEGPKRTELMVSAYNLLAEAKQYQFAQRTGMPFADYARIQNKRNATSHFPRIQALDYQITAKTQLGGTAEETSRVAAETHYVEVRELEVDKQDIIHEAALLAAQVQEHVAEAHSLAGDAAAAELALARASVQRTNVDSHELELLSARVELAKQKKSLAHVQGNGKAQQEAQEQIKAAHEALETAMAEQEALNSVAEAEELEELEEREQPVQEKR, encoded by the exons ATGTCCAGACGTCCGTGCCCCCGAAACTTGACCACCACGTCCGCCCACCGCGGCCGCGTCCCCGTCCCCGTCCCCGTCCCCGTCCCCGTCcccgtcctcgtcctcgccctcgtcgtCAGCACCACACAGCCCGCCATGGCCACCTCCAGGATCTCGGCGCCGCTGAGGGCCATCGCCCGCCCGCTGGGCAGCCCGTCGACCCGGCACGCCGCCCTCGCTGCGCGCTGCACC AAGTCGATTGCATCCTGCCTCGCCCGCCCGCTCTCCACCTCGCCATGCTCGCGAGCCGCCGTCTCGCCCACGaccgcctccgcctccgccttCGTGCCCGTCCAGCCGCTCGCCCAGCAGACGGTGCTCGCGACCGTCCACCGCTTCCCGTCCCTCGAGCCCCTGCGCTTCGACGTCTTCCCCGCAAATCACCTGCACCTCCCCACAAGAAAGGACGTCCTGCACCGCGCCGTCATCTACGAGGGCGACATGACCCGCCTGGGCACCGCCTCGACCAAGAACAGGTTCGAGGTCCGCGGCTCGGCCAGGAAGATGCGCCCCCAGAAGGGCTCCGGCCGCGCCCGTATCGGCGATGTCAAGTCGCCCACCATTCGCTCCGGAGGGGTTTCCCACGGCCCCCGGCCGCGCGACTTCTCCACCGAGCTGCAGAAGAAGGTCTACGACCTGGCCTGGCGGACCGCCCTCTCCTACCGCTTCCGCAGGGGCGAGCTGATCATCGTCGACAACGCCATGGAGATCGAGAGCCCGTCGACACGCCTGTTGGAGCACGTGCTCAAGTACCAGGCAAAGCAGAAAGGCGGCAAGGGCACGAGTCTGCTGGTCACGCTGGAGGAGCGACCCATGCTCGAAATGGCGCTGGAACAGCTGGACGCTGGCGACCGAACGCTGCTCTGGGACGAGGTCGACGTCAAGAACCTGCTCGAGGGATCGCGCCTGGTCATCGAGCGCGCCGCGCTGCACAACATCCTGCTCTCGCACCAAGAGGACCTCACGCACACACCCATCAAGCCCTGGGATAAGCGCCTCGTCCGATCATCGCCAGCAGAGGAGCTCGAGTCCACCATTGGCTGGCCAGAGTTCCGCGGACTGATGCTCACCGAGCCCAAGGACAGGGACGCCGCCCGCGCAGACGCTTACGAGAGCGTCGCCTCGACACGCTACGCCTATGCCGAATCGCTGCCAGAGGGCCCCAAGCGCACCGAGCTCATGGTCTCCGCCTACAACCTCCTCGCCGAAGCCAAGCAGTACCAGTTCGCCCAACGGACCGGCATGCCCTTTGCCGACTACGCACGCATACAGAACAAGCGCAACGCAACCTCGCACTTCCCCCGCATCCAGGCCCTGGACTACCAGATCACGGCCAAGACACAGCTCGGCGGCACCGCAGAAGAGACGTCGCGCGTCGCGGCCGAGACACACTACGTCGAGGTGCGCGAGCTGGAGGTGGACAAGCAGGACATCATCCATGAAGCTGCGCTGCTCGCCGCGCAGGTGCAGGAGCACGTCGCCGAAGCCCACAGCCTCGCTGGCGACGCCGCAGCCGCCGAGCTAGCGCTGGCCCGGGCGAGCGTCCAGCGCACCAACGTCGACAGCCACGAGCTCGAGCTGCTGTCTGCCCGCGTCGAGCTCGCCAAGCAGAAGAAGTCGCTCGCCCACGTCCAGGGCAACGGCAAGGCTCAGCAGGAAGCACAGGAGCAGATCAAGGCCGCCCACGAAGCGCTCGAGACTGCCATGGCCGAGCAAGAGGCGTTGAACTCGGTCGCGGAAGCCGAGGAGCTCGAGGAGCTCGAGGAGCGGGAGCAGCCCGTGCAAGAGAAGCGGTAG
- a CDS encoding ferrioxamine B transporter → MAETEEKVSPSLHYSDGEQNGRASIDTISPGVARIEATAEHLTSANRAWILFGVLLIAWAYGLDSTLRVAFQPIAVNALNAHSLLATVTVVRAVIGAAAQPTAAKIADVFGRIEVLLVSVVFYVLGTAIEASANSPATFAVGSCFYQIGYTIAVLIVEVIVADTTSLRSRLLFSYIPAAPFIVNTWIGGEVLVVVRGSTAWRYGFWIWCIAFPICVLPLLGSLWWVSYKAKRAGDLQHCKTPFQEHGGWELTKALFWQLDAIGILLTICVFGFLLVPLTIADGPDASWGSPKIVAPLVIGVLCIPVWIRWETIAPHPMVPFYLLKDRAVWGALAIAFFLMFSWGCQGDYLFSVLRVAFNQSEKSANRIAALYSFCSTLTGIFVGMIVYRVRRLKPFILFGTCLFMVAFGLMIHYRGGVGTRAGIIGAQMLLGIAGGFFPYAAQASIQAATSHEHVAVITGLYLATYNVGNALGNAMSGVIMSQVLSVQLKSRLSKEVADAWYDRPLDRIQQFPPGTAERDAVIEAYKYFQRVVCIIGASACLGLIIFAFCIRNPRLPDTQSLPYEELPQREVDADKGYEMSQSPEQQRSYLNCVPVERQ, encoded by the exons ATGGCCGAGACTGAAGAGAAAGTGTCGCCCTCACTGCACTACAGCGATGGCGAGCAAAACGGTCGAGCTTCTATTGACACCATTTCCCCAGGTGTTGCGAGAATTGAGGCAACTGCGGAGCACCTCACATCTGCCAACCGAGCATGGATACTCTTCGGTGTTCTGCTCATCGCCTGGGCCTATGGCTTGGACAGTACGCTGCGAGTAGCCTTCCAGCCTATTGCAGTGAACGCCTTGAATGCTCACTCCCTCTTGGCGACAGTGACTGTGGTGCGCGCTGTTATAGGTGCCGCTGCTCAG CCCACGGCAGCCAAAATTGCGGATGTGTTCGGTCGCATTGAAGTGCTTCTGGTGTCCGTGGTCTTCTACGTCCTAG GCACAGCCATCGAAGCATCAGCCAACAGTCCCGCAACTTTTGCCGTCGGCAGCTGCTTCTATCAGATTGGCTACACGATCGCTGTCTTGATTGTCGAGGTCATTGTCGCCGACACAACTTCCCTTCGGTCCCGCTTGTTGTTCTCATACATTCCAGCCGCTCCGTTCATTGTCAATACGTGGATCGGTGGCGAAGTGCTGGTGGTTGTCAGAGGCTCAACTGCCTGGCGTTACGGCTTCTGGATCTGGTGCATAGCTTTTCCGATCTGCGTCCTGCCACTTCTCGGCTCCTTGTGGTGGGTCAGCTACAAAGCAAAAAGGGCTGGAGATCTCCAGCATTGCAAGACACCATTCCAAGAGCACGGCGGTTGGGAACTCACCAAAGCACTGTTCTGGCAGCTTGATGCGATCGGCATTCTCCTGACAATCTGCGTCTTTGGGTTCCTTCTAGTCCCCCTCACCATTGCTGATGGCCCTGACGCCTCTTGGGGATCTCCAAAGATTGTTGCGCCGCTTGTTATTGGGGTGCTGTGCATCCCGGTCTGGATACGATGGGAAACCATTGCGCCGCACCCTATGGTTCCATTCTAC CTACTCAAAGATCGTGCTGTGTGGGGCGCGCTTGCGATTGCTTTCTTCCTGATGTTCT CATGGGGCTGTCAGGGCGACTACCTCTTCTCCGTTCTACGTGTAGCCTTCAATCAAAGTGAGAAGTCGGCAAACCGTATCGCTGCGCTCTACAGCTTCTGCTCCACGTTGACCGGTATCTTCGTCGGAATGATCGTATACCGTGTCAGACGCCTCAAGCCGTTCATACTGTTTGGCACGTGTCTTTTCATGGTCGCTTTCGGTCTCATGATACACTATCGTGGTGGCGTCGGCACCCGCGCAGGCATCATCGGAGCTCAGATGCTTCTTGGAATCGCCGGTGGCTTCTTTCCTTACGCTGCTCAAGCTAGCATCCAGGCCGCAACCAGTCATGAGCACGTTGCCGTCATCACAGGACTATACTTGGCCACTTACAACGTCGGTAACGCGCTCGGAAACGCAATGTCAGGCGTCATCATGTCCCAAGTCCTATCGGTTCAGCTCAAGAGTCGCCTTAGCAAAGAAGTCGCCGATGCGTGGTACGACAGACCACTCGATCGAATTCAACAATTCCCGCCTGGTACAGCAGAGCGGGATGCTGTGATCGAAGCATACAAGTACTTCCAGCGAGTAGTCTGTATCATCGGTGCCAGCGCCTGTCTCGGATTGATCATCTTCGCCTTCTGCATCCGCAACCCCAGGCTTCCAGACACACAGTCTCTACCTTATGAAGAGCTCCCACAGAGAGAAGTTGATGCCGACAAGGGGTATGAAATGTCGCAATCGCCTGAACAGCAGAGGTCCTACCTGAACTGCGTGCCAGTCGAGCGCCAATAG